The genomic DNA GATGAGAGGGCTAGTACAGCGGCTGCGCAGTGACTTGAAAGACAAAGATTTCGTTTTGCTCTATGCCTACAATGGCACAGGTAAAACTCGTCTATCGATGGCTTTTAAGGATGACGGAAAGAAAAAAGACACACGCGACACGCTCTATTTCAACGCCTTCACAGAAGACCTATTCACCTGGGATAACGATCTAGATAGTGATAGTGATCGAGTGCTAAAAATCAATTCATCCTCTAGCTTTTTCTCCGGCATTGAAGAACTGGAGATGGAGAACCGCATTCGTCCTTTTCTACAACGCTATGCCGACTTCTATTTCAGCATCAACTACGAGCAAGGAACGATTAGCTTCTCCCGTGAGATTCAAGGCACAACCATAGACAATATCAAAGTATCTCGCGGTGAAGAAAACATTTTTATCTGGTGTTTTTTTCTTGCGATCGTACAACTAGCGATCGATGGTGCAGAAGCATATAGCTGGGTCAAATATATCTACATTGATGATCCCATTTCTTCACTAGATGAGAACAATGCGATCGCTGTAGCAAATCACCTGGCACAACTGCTTAAGAAACAGAATAGCCAGCTAAAGACGGTAATATCCTCGCATCACACGCTGTTTTTCAATGTCTTGTGTAATGAACTTAATACAGCAAAGAAGTATTTTTTAAGCTGCAATAAACAATCCGCTGGCTATGTTCTTAAAAATACTAGCGACACGCCTTTCTTTCATCATGTCGCCATGTTGACAGAGCTATATCAAGCGAGCAAATCTGGAAAGCTTTATACCTACCACTTTAATATATTGCGTAATCTACTCGAAAAATCTGCCAGCTTTCACGGCTATCCTAACTTTTCCGCTTGTATCAAACAGGACGATGACGACCCCGATGGAATCCTACACGCACGACTAATCAACATTCTGAGCCACGGCAATTATTCACTGTATGAACCCCAGGAAATGCTAGAAGACAACAAAATCTACTTTCAGAAAATTCTCAAAGACTTCCTGAATCGTTACCGCTTCAATCCTGAGATATTTCCTGAACCGTTTGAGGAGGTAGAAGAATCATAACCGAATAAGACTAAGCAATACGTTTAAAGCGCAAACAAGGCTAATTCAACTACCTGTAACGTGACTTTCTAGGAATTAATCACCATGTCCGCATCAATCCCAGAATTACTATCGTCGATCGCAACCTTATCCCATGCCGATAAATTTCGGCTCGTGCAGTTGGTATTAGCGCAATTAGCACAGGAAGACGGGATTGAAACTGCACAAACACAGCAGTCTGCCCTACCTTTTGATCCACGGCAGTTTTTCGGCGTTACCCACCAACCCAAACAAGTCGTTGACGACTACTTAGCCACTACCCGCGAAGGTTGGCTCTAATGGCTTACTTAATTGACACCAATATCGTTATCTACTACTTCAACGGCTTAACTGATGACGAAACGATTCACACCATACTCGCCGATAGCTTTAAGATTTCGATTATCACCAAAATCGAGTTTTTGGGCTGGGGACAGTTCGCAGATGACCCTGAATCGTACATCAAAGCCAGAGAATTTATCAGCCACGCCACAGTATTCGACCTGAAAGAGGCGATCGCTGAACAGGCGATCCTGCTGAGGCAGCAATTTAAGACCAAAACACCCGATGCCATCATTGCTGCAACAGCTTTAATCAACGGCTTAACGGTTGTCACGAACAACACATCGGATTTCAGCCGTTTAGGTGTCAAAACTACGGCTGTCAAGATCAAATAAGCCCACCAAAAAACTACCTCCCGTCATGACCGAACAAGATCAGAAACAACTGGGCAATATCCTGTGGGCGATCGCCGATCAACTGCGCGGAGCCATGAACGCGGACGACTTCCGCGACTATATGCTCTCGTTCCTGTTTCTGCGCTACCTGTCAGACAACTACGAAGCCGCCGCCCAAAAAGAACTGGGTTCAGATTATCCAGATACCCAACACCAGCCCAACACTACGCCGCTGCAACTCTGGTATGACCGTAACCCTGGCGACATTGCCGAATTTGAAAAACAGATGCGCCGCAAGGTTCACTATGTCATCAAACCGCAACACCTCTGGGGCAGCATTGCGGAGATGGCTCGCACCCAGAACGAGGAACTGCTAAGAACGCTCCATGATGGCTTCAAATACATTGAAAACGAGTCCTTTGAAAGCACCTTTCAGGGCTTGTTCTCGGAGATCAATCTAGATTCTGAAAAGCTCGGCAAAAAATACAGCGATCGCAATGCCAAACTCTGCACTATCATCACCAAAATTGCTGAAGGACTGGCGCAGTTTTCCACTGATAGCGACACCCTCGGCGATGCCTACGAATACCTGATCGGACAATTTGCCTCTGGCTCTGGCAAAAAAGCAGGCGAGTTCTACACGCCGCAGCAGATTTCCAGCATTTTGTCCGGCATTGTCACTCTGGACAGCCAGGAGCCAAGCACCGGTAAGAGAAAACACCTCGACAGCGTATTAGACTTTGCCTGCGGCTCTGGTTCACTGCTGCTTAATGTACGCCGCCAGCTCGATTCGCATGGCATCAGCAAAATCTACGGACAGGAAAAGAACATCACCACCTATAACCTGGCTCGCATGAATATGCTGCTGCATGGTGTGAAAGATTCCGAGTTCGAGATTTTCCACGGCGATACCCTGCTCAACGAGTGGGATATGCTGCGCGAAGCCAATCCTGCCAAAAAGCCCTATTTTGATGCTGTAGTAGCCAATCCGCCCTTTAGCTACCGCTGGGAACCCACAGAGGTGATAGGCGAAGATGTGCGCTTTAAAAACTACGGACTGGCTCCTAAGTCCGCCGCCGACTTTGCCTTTCTGCTGCACGGGTTCCATTACCTGAAGCCAGAAGGCGTAATGGCGATCATTCTGCCCCACGGAGTCCTATTTCGGGGCGGCGCAGAGGAACGAATTCGCCGCAAACTGTTGGAAGACGGCAACATCGATACCGTAATCGGCTTGCCTGCCAACTTGTTCTACTCCACCGGCATCCCAGTATGTATTCTGGTGCTGAAGAAGTGCAAGAAGCCTGATGATGTACTGTTCATCAATGCCAGCGAGCACTTCGAGAAAGGCAAGCGGCAAAATCGCCTGCTGCCGAAGCACATTGACAAGATCATCGACACCTACCAGTTCCGCAGAAAAGAGGAACGTTATTCTCGCTGTGTCCCAATGGAAGAAATTGAGACAAACGACTACAACCTCAATATCTCCCGCTACATCAGCACCGCCGTACTTGAGGAAGAAGTCGATCTCAGTGCTGTGAATCGAGAACTGCTGGCTCTAGACAAAAAAATTGTGGCAGCGACAAAGAAGCACAATGAGTTTCTCAAGGAGCTTGGCTTACCGCCCTTACCCTAATGCCTCTTATATGGTGTGGAGTTTGCAGCCATCACTAAGTTAATGCGTCTACTACAAGACTTTATCTCGAATCTTCTGAATGTAGTGGTCTGGAATTCTTACCTGTCTGTCGTCCTAATATTCTTTGTTTGAGCCATGCTCCTGCAATCAGTTTAATTTTTGTCCGCCGCTTCCTGCTCACCCCTATTCATCTATACCCATCATTCAAAACCAGAATATTCTCCATCCTTCCTAACATTCCCCTTTATACTCTCCCCTGCTCCCCTGCTTACCCATCCATCCACGCCCACACCCCCATCGTCCGCTAAAGTAGTTTGAGGAAACGCTGCGGCTCGGAGTAGAAAGGATGAAAAGAAAAACCTGGAAAACCGTCGGAATTTTCGCGCTGCTGGGATTTATGCTGAGCTGGGTCGTGAGTAGCTGTAGCCCCAGCCCCTCGAAGTCATCGCAAGCGGGATCGGGGACGGCAGAAGTCGAGTTTTGGACAATGCAGCTTCAGCCGCAGTTCACCGACTATTTCAATCAGTTAATTGCCCAGTTTGAGCAAGCCAATCCAGGGACAAAGGTGCGCTGGGTAGATGTGCCCTGGGCGGATATGCAGAGCAAGATTTTGACCGCAGTTTCGGCAAATACGGCTCCGGATGTCGTTAATTTGAACCCGGACTTTGCCGCACAGTTGGCGGGACGCAATGCCTGGTTAGAACTGGACGATCGCCTCAGCGCCACCGATAAGGAGCAATACTTGCCCAAGATCTGGCAGGCAAACACCCTGAATGACAAGAGCTTTGGCATTCCCTGGTATCTGTCCACCAGCATCGCCATCTACAACAAGCAGATTATGGAACAGGCGGGGATCAGCAAGCCTCCTGCCACCTATGCGGAACTGGCGCAAGCCGCAAGGCAGATTAAGGATAAGACGGGCAAGTACGC from Leptolyngbya ohadii IS1 includes the following:
- a CDS encoding AAA family ATPase; amino-acid sequence: MSGKSKIWNYQSMRGLVQRLRSDLKDKDFVLLYAYNGTGKTRLSMAFKDDGKKKDTRDTLYFNAFTEDLFTWDNDLDSDSDRVLKINSSSSFFSGIEELEMENRIRPFLQRYADFYFSINYEQGTISFSREIQGTTIDNIKVSRGEENIFIWCFFLAIVQLAIDGAEAYSWVKYIYIDDPISSLDENNAIAVANHLAQLLKKQNSQLKTVISSHHTLFFNVLCNELNTAKKYFLSCNKQSAGYVLKNTSDTPFFHHVAMLTELYQASKSGKLYTYHFNILRNLLEKSASFHGYPNFSACIKQDDDDPDGILHARLINILSHGNYSLYEPQEMLEDNKIYFQKILKDFLNRYRFNPEIFPEPFEEVEES
- a CDS encoding type II toxin-antitoxin system VapC family toxin produces the protein MAYLIDTNIVIYYFNGLTDDETIHTILADSFKISIITKIEFLGWGQFADDPESYIKAREFISHATVFDLKEAIAEQAILLRQQFKTKTPDAIIAATALINGLTVVTNNTSDFSRLGVKTTAVKIK
- a CDS encoding type I restriction-modification system subunit M; this translates as MTEQDQKQLGNILWAIADQLRGAMNADDFRDYMLSFLFLRYLSDNYEAAAQKELGSDYPDTQHQPNTTPLQLWYDRNPGDIAEFEKQMRRKVHYVIKPQHLWGSIAEMARTQNEELLRTLHDGFKYIENESFESTFQGLFSEINLDSEKLGKKYSDRNAKLCTIITKIAEGLAQFSTDSDTLGDAYEYLIGQFASGSGKKAGEFYTPQQISSILSGIVTLDSQEPSTGKRKHLDSVLDFACGSGSLLLNVRRQLDSHGISKIYGQEKNITTYNLARMNMLLHGVKDSEFEIFHGDTLLNEWDMLREANPAKKPYFDAVVANPPFSYRWEPTEVIGEDVRFKNYGLAPKSAADFAFLLHGFHYLKPEGVMAIILPHGVLFRGGAEERIRRKLLEDGNIDTVIGLPANLFYSTGIPVCILVLKKCKKPDDVLFINASEHFEKGKRQNRLLPKHIDKIIDTYQFRRKEERYSRCVPMEEIETNDYNLNISRYISTAVLEEEVDLSAVNRELLALDKKIVAATKKHNEFLKELGLPPLP